A region of Anguilla anguilla isolate fAngAng1 chromosome 18, fAngAng1.pri, whole genome shotgun sequence DNA encodes the following proteins:
- the nfkb2 gene encoding nuclear factor NF-kappa-B p100 subunit isoform X2 codes for MSGTLRMDDTHYNMNMIENELMMDLTYQFMAPPGVKSEPYVHVPEIANGPYVQIIEEPKQRGFRFRYECEGPSHGGLPGASSEKNKKTYPTVKVSNYLGRARVEVQLVTHTDPPRVHAHSLVGKQCNENGTCSVEVGPNDLTAQFNNLGILHVTKRGVAKVLAKRLKEEKRKLRDPNYHFTEAEEQAILSEAKELGKVMDLNVVRLRFTAYLQDGDGGFTRALKPAISNPIFDSKSPNASNLKISRMDKTCGTVMGGDEIFLLCDKVQKDDIDIRFYEEEEGGWEAYGDFSPTDVHKQYAIVFKTPQYHSTGIDRPVTVFLQLKRRKGGDCSEPKQFTYVPHVQDKEEVQRKRQKPLPHSYDHWRGPLGGAGGPGRGQGGFGGAGGGGGGGLPYGQSTDGGNFHRGFTGFGGGGAQMSSSAQSQQPASRGPLQQQLLQLASSLQSRATHVAQQTAGALLDYCSTGDVRILLAVQRHLCAVQDENGDTPLHVAIIHQQPAVVQQLVCANITLPQQHILNTQNHLSQTPLHLAVITRQHKVADFLLRAGADPALLDRDGRSAVHLAATLGDEGMLRVLLFHLGERHAHLLNTPDYSGLFPLHLAVRKGGERSLRVLVEGGANVNAAELKSGSTALHLAVRENLFKMACLLITELTADVNACTFGGNTPLHLAACQGSPKLCSMLIAAGARKHLENDEPLFFSSSSSSDEEEEEEEEEEERVGDEPAGEVRDVPTPAARRPPCPATPSPDRARPNPRKRPAPGHTPFDLAKCQKVRDLLDCRQDPWPSKATAKPSQKQEEGKHQLDSETLGKLCGILSRSRVPWGELAEKLGMRTLAHLYQASPSPCQNLLENYQLGGGQVEALVEALQSLGLNEGVRLLRQAEPRDKAQSTDATVDSGFGSQLMEELAEGEAEQPVLANP; via the exons ATGTCTGGAACGTTAAG GATGGACGATACCCATTACAACATGAATATGATTGAAAATGAG CTCATGATGGATCTTACCTACCAGTTTATGGCCCCCCCGGGTGTGAAGAGTGAGCCCTATGTACATGTACCGGAGATTG CGAACGGGCCCTACGTGCAGATCATCGAGGAGCCGAAGCAG AGAGGATTTCGCTTCCGGTACGAGTGCGAGGGCCCCTCCCACGGGGGCCTCCCGGGGGCCTCCAGCGAGAAGAACAAGAAGACCTACCCCACGGTGAAG GTGTCCAACTACCTGGGGCGGGCGCGCGTGGAGGTGCAGCTGGTGACACACACGGACCCCCCGCGGGTCCACGCCCACAGCCTGGTGGGGAAGCAGTGCAACGAGAACGGGACCTGCAGCGTGGAGGTGGGGCCCAACGACCTCACAGCACA GTTCAACAACCTGGGCATCCTCCACGTGACAAAGAGAGGAGTGGCGAAGGTGTTGGCGAAAAGActgaaagaggagaagagaaaacTGAGAGACCCCAATTACCATTTCACAG AAGCAGAAGAGCAGGCCATACTGAGCGAGGCCAAGGAGCTGGGCAAGGTGATGGACCTAAACGTGGTGCGGCTGAGGTTCACCGCGTACCTCCAGGACGGCGACGGGGGGTTCACCCGCGCCCTGAAGCCTGCCATCTCCAACCCCATCTTCGACAGCA AGTCGCCGAACGCGTCCAACCTGAAGATCTCGCGCATGGACAAGACCTGCGGCACCGTGATGGGCGGGGACGAGATCTTCCTGCTGTGCGACAAAGTGCAGAAAG ATGACATTGACATCCGTTTttatgaggaagaggagggtggcTGGGAGGCCTACGGCGACTTCTCTCCCACGGACGTCCACAAACAG TACGCCATCGTGTTTAAGACCCCGCAGTACCACAGCACGGGGATCGATCGCCCCGTCACCGTCTTCCTGCAGCTgaagaggagaaaggggggCGACTGCAGCGAACCCAAACAGTTCACCTACGTACCCCATGTCCAGG ATAAGGAGGAAGTGCAGCGTAAGAGgcagaagcccctcccccactcgTACGACCACTGGCGCGGGCCACTGGGGGGCGCTGGAGGGCCAGGCCGGGGCCAGGGTGGCTTTggaggagccggaggaggaggaggag GCGGCCTGCCGTACGGCCAGTCCACAGACGGCGGGAATTTCCACAGAGGGTTCACCGGGTtcggcgggggcggagctcagATGTCCAGCTCGGCGCAGTCGCAGCAGccggccagcagggggcccctgcagcagcagctcctgcagctcg cCTCCTCTCTGCAGAGCAGGGCGACCCACGTGGCCCAGCAGACTGCAGGGGCTTTGCTGGACTACTGCAGCACAGGGGACGTGCGCATCCTGCTGGCGGTGCAGAGGCACCTGTGCGCCGTGCAGGACGAGAACGGAGACAC GCCTCTGCACGTGGCCATAATCCATCAGCAGCCTGCAGTGGTGCAGCAGCTGGTTTGCGCCAACATCACCCTCCCCCAACAGCACATCCTGAACACACAGAACCACCTGAGCCAG actCCTCTGCACCTGGCGGTGATCACCAGGCAGCACAAGGTGGCGGACTTCCTCCTGAGGGCGGGGGCGGACCCCGCGCTCCTGGACCGGGACGGCCGGTCGGCGGTGCACCTGGCGGCGACGCTGGGGGACGAGGGCATGCTGCGGGTGCTGCTGTTCCACCTGGGGGAGCGCCACGCCCACCTGCTCAACACGCCCGACTACAGCG ggctctTCCCTCTCCACCTGGCCGTGCGGAAGGGCGGCGAGCGCTCGCTGCGCGTCCTCGTGGAGGGCGGGGCCAACGTCAACGCCGCCGAGCTGAAGAGCGGCAGCACCGCCCTGCACCTGGCCGTCCGGGAGAACCTCTTCAAAATGGCGTGCCTGCTCATCACCGAG cTGACGGCGGACGTGAACGCGTGCACGTTCGGGGGGAACACCCCCCTCCACCTGGCAGCCTGCCAGGGCTCGCCCAAGCTCTGCTCCATGCTCATCGCAGCAG GTGCCAGGAAACACCTGGAGAACGACGAGCCTCTCTTCTTCAGCTCCTCTTCGTCAtcagacgaggaggaggaggaggaggaggaggaggaggagagagtgggggacGAGCCAGCCGGTGAAGTGAGAGACGTGCCGACGCCAGCGGCCCGTcgcccgccctgccccgccacGCCCTCGCCAGACAGAGCGCGCCCCAATCCCCGAAAGAGGCCAGCCCCTGGCCACACCCCCTTCGACCTGGCCAAGTGCCAAAAG GTGAGGGATCTCCTGGACTGCAGACAGGACCCCTGGCCCAGCAAAGCCACAGCCAAACCCAGCCAGAAACAGGAGGAAG GGAAGCACCAGTTGGACAGCGAGACCCTGGGCAAGCTCTGCGGCATCCTGAGCAGGAGCCGGGTCCCCTGGGGGGAGCTGGCCGAGAAGCTGGGCATGCGAACGCTGGCGCACCTGTACCAGGCGTCCCCGTCCCCCTGCCAGAACCTTCTGGAAAACTACCAG CTGGGCGGAGGTCAGGTGGAGGCGCTGGTGGAGGCTCTGCAGTCCCTGGGTCTGAATGAGGGGGTGAGGCTGCTGAGACAGGCGGAGCCGAGAGACAAGGCCCAGAGCACag ACGCGACGGTGGACAGCGGCTTCGGCAGCCAGCTGATGGAGGAGTTGGCGGAAGGGGAGGCGGAGCAGCCCGTTCTGGCCAATccctga
- the nfkb2 gene encoding nuclear factor NF-kappa-B p100 subunit isoform X3, producing the protein MSGTLRMDDTHYNMNMIENELMMDLTYQFMAPPGVKSEPYVHVPEIANGPYVQIIEEPKQRGFRFRYECEGPSHGGLPGASSEKNKKTYPTVKVSNYLGRARVEVQLVTHTDPPRVHAHSLVGKQCNENGTCSVEVGPNDLTAQFNNLGILHVTKRGVAKVLAKRLKEEKRKLRDPNYHFTEEQAILSEAKELGKVMDLNVVRLRFTAYLQDGDGGFTRALKPAISNPIFDSKSPNASNLKISRMDKTCGTVMGGDEIFLLCDKVQKDDIDIRFYEEEEGGWEAYGDFSPTDVHKQYAIVFKTPQYHSTGIDRPVTVFLQLKRRKGGDCSEPKQFTYVPHVQDKEEVQRKRQKPLPHSYDHWRGPLGGAGGPGRGQGGFGGAGGGGGGGGLPYGQSTDGGNFHRGFTGFGGGGAQMSSSAQSQQPASRGPLQQQLLQLASSLQSRATHVAQQTAGALLDYCSTGDVRILLAVQRHLCAVQDENGDTPLHVAIIHQQPAVVQQLVCANITLPQQHILNTQNHLSQTPLHLAVITRQHKVADFLLRAGADPALLDRDGRSAVHLAATLGDEGMLRVLLFHLGERHAHLLNTPDYSGLFPLHLAVRKGGERSLRVLVEGGANVNAAELKSGSTALHLAVRENLFKMACLLITELTADVNACTFGGNTPLHLAACQGSPKLCSMLIAAGARKHLENDEPLFFSSSSSSDEEEEEEEEEEERVGDEPAGEVRDVPTPAARRPPCPATPSPDRARPNPRKRPAPGHTPFDLAKCQKVRDLLDCRQDPWPSKATAKPSQKQEEGKHQLDSETLGKLCGILSRSRVPWGELAEKLGMRTLAHLYQASPSPCQNLLENYQLGGGQVEALVEALQSLGLNEGVRLLRQAEPRDKAQSTDATVDSGFGSQLMEELAEGEAEQPVLANP; encoded by the exons ATGTCTGGAACGTTAAG GATGGACGATACCCATTACAACATGAATATGATTGAAAATGAG CTCATGATGGATCTTACCTACCAGTTTATGGCCCCCCCGGGTGTGAAGAGTGAGCCCTATGTACATGTACCGGAGATTG CGAACGGGCCCTACGTGCAGATCATCGAGGAGCCGAAGCAG AGAGGATTTCGCTTCCGGTACGAGTGCGAGGGCCCCTCCCACGGGGGCCTCCCGGGGGCCTCCAGCGAGAAGAACAAGAAGACCTACCCCACGGTGAAG GTGTCCAACTACCTGGGGCGGGCGCGCGTGGAGGTGCAGCTGGTGACACACACGGACCCCCCGCGGGTCCACGCCCACAGCCTGGTGGGGAAGCAGTGCAACGAGAACGGGACCTGCAGCGTGGAGGTGGGGCCCAACGACCTCACAGCACA GTTCAACAACCTGGGCATCCTCCACGTGACAAAGAGAGGAGTGGCGAAGGTGTTGGCGAAAAGActgaaagaggagaagagaaaacTGAGAGACCCCAATTACCATTTCACAG AAGAGCAGGCCATACTGAGCGAGGCCAAGGAGCTGGGCAAGGTGATGGACCTAAACGTGGTGCGGCTGAGGTTCACCGCGTACCTCCAGGACGGCGACGGGGGGTTCACCCGCGCCCTGAAGCCTGCCATCTCCAACCCCATCTTCGACAGCA AGTCGCCGAACGCGTCCAACCTGAAGATCTCGCGCATGGACAAGACCTGCGGCACCGTGATGGGCGGGGACGAGATCTTCCTGCTGTGCGACAAAGTGCAGAAAG ATGACATTGACATCCGTTTttatgaggaagaggagggtggcTGGGAGGCCTACGGCGACTTCTCTCCCACGGACGTCCACAAACAG TACGCCATCGTGTTTAAGACCCCGCAGTACCACAGCACGGGGATCGATCGCCCCGTCACCGTCTTCCTGCAGCTgaagaggagaaaggggggCGACTGCAGCGAACCCAAACAGTTCACCTACGTACCCCATGTCCAGG ATAAGGAGGAAGTGCAGCGTAAGAGgcagaagcccctcccccactcgTACGACCACTGGCGCGGGCCACTGGGGGGCGCTGGAGGGCCAGGCCGGGGCCAGGGTGGCTTTggaggagccggaggaggaggaggaggag GCGGCCTGCCGTACGGCCAGTCCACAGACGGCGGGAATTTCCACAGAGGGTTCACCGGGTtcggcgggggcggagctcagATGTCCAGCTCGGCGCAGTCGCAGCAGccggccagcagggggcccctgcagcagcagctcctgcagctcg cCTCCTCTCTGCAGAGCAGGGCGACCCACGTGGCCCAGCAGACTGCAGGGGCTTTGCTGGACTACTGCAGCACAGGGGACGTGCGCATCCTGCTGGCGGTGCAGAGGCACCTGTGCGCCGTGCAGGACGAGAACGGAGACAC GCCTCTGCACGTGGCCATAATCCATCAGCAGCCTGCAGTGGTGCAGCAGCTGGTTTGCGCCAACATCACCCTCCCCCAACAGCACATCCTGAACACACAGAACCACCTGAGCCAG actCCTCTGCACCTGGCGGTGATCACCAGGCAGCACAAGGTGGCGGACTTCCTCCTGAGGGCGGGGGCGGACCCCGCGCTCCTGGACCGGGACGGCCGGTCGGCGGTGCACCTGGCGGCGACGCTGGGGGACGAGGGCATGCTGCGGGTGCTGCTGTTCCACCTGGGGGAGCGCCACGCCCACCTGCTCAACACGCCCGACTACAGCG ggctctTCCCTCTCCACCTGGCCGTGCGGAAGGGCGGCGAGCGCTCGCTGCGCGTCCTCGTGGAGGGCGGGGCCAACGTCAACGCCGCCGAGCTGAAGAGCGGCAGCACCGCCCTGCACCTGGCCGTCCGGGAGAACCTCTTCAAAATGGCGTGCCTGCTCATCACCGAG cTGACGGCGGACGTGAACGCGTGCACGTTCGGGGGGAACACCCCCCTCCACCTGGCAGCCTGCCAGGGCTCGCCCAAGCTCTGCTCCATGCTCATCGCAGCAG GTGCCAGGAAACACCTGGAGAACGACGAGCCTCTCTTCTTCAGCTCCTCTTCGTCAtcagacgaggaggaggaggaggaggaggaggaggaggagagagtgggggacGAGCCAGCCGGTGAAGTGAGAGACGTGCCGACGCCAGCGGCCCGTcgcccgccctgccccgccacGCCCTCGCCAGACAGAGCGCGCCCCAATCCCCGAAAGAGGCCAGCCCCTGGCCACACCCCCTTCGACCTGGCCAAGTGCCAAAAG GTGAGGGATCTCCTGGACTGCAGACAGGACCCCTGGCCCAGCAAAGCCACAGCCAAACCCAGCCAGAAACAGGAGGAAG GGAAGCACCAGTTGGACAGCGAGACCCTGGGCAAGCTCTGCGGCATCCTGAGCAGGAGCCGGGTCCCCTGGGGGGAGCTGGCCGAGAAGCTGGGCATGCGAACGCTGGCGCACCTGTACCAGGCGTCCCCGTCCCCCTGCCAGAACCTTCTGGAAAACTACCAG CTGGGCGGAGGTCAGGTGGAGGCGCTGGTGGAGGCTCTGCAGTCCCTGGGTCTGAATGAGGGGGTGAGGCTGCTGAGACAGGCGGAGCCGAGAGACAAGGCCCAGAGCACag ACGCGACGGTGGACAGCGGCTTCGGCAGCCAGCTGATGGAGGAGTTGGCGGAAGGGGAGGCGGAGCAGCCCGTTCTGGCCAATccctga
- the nfkb2 gene encoding nuclear factor NF-kappa-B p100 subunit isoform X1, with protein sequence MSGTLRMDDTHYNMNMIENELMMDLTYQFMAPPGVKSEPYVHVPEIANGPYVQIIEEPKQRGFRFRYECEGPSHGGLPGASSEKNKKTYPTVKVSNYLGRARVEVQLVTHTDPPRVHAHSLVGKQCNENGTCSVEVGPNDLTAQFNNLGILHVTKRGVAKVLAKRLKEEKRKLRDPNYHFTEAEEQAILSEAKELGKVMDLNVVRLRFTAYLQDGDGGFTRALKPAISNPIFDSKSPNASNLKISRMDKTCGTVMGGDEIFLLCDKVQKDDIDIRFYEEEEGGWEAYGDFSPTDVHKQYAIVFKTPQYHSTGIDRPVTVFLQLKRRKGGDCSEPKQFTYVPHVQDKEEVQRKRQKPLPHSYDHWRGPLGGAGGPGRGQGGFGGAGGGGGGGGLPYGQSTDGGNFHRGFTGFGGGGAQMSSSAQSQQPASRGPLQQQLLQLASSLQSRATHVAQQTAGALLDYCSTGDVRILLAVQRHLCAVQDENGDTPLHVAIIHQQPAVVQQLVCANITLPQQHILNTQNHLSQTPLHLAVITRQHKVADFLLRAGADPALLDRDGRSAVHLAATLGDEGMLRVLLFHLGERHAHLLNTPDYSGLFPLHLAVRKGGERSLRVLVEGGANVNAAELKSGSTALHLAVRENLFKMACLLITELTADVNACTFGGNTPLHLAACQGSPKLCSMLIAAGARKHLENDEPLFFSSSSSSDEEEEEEEEEEERVGDEPAGEVRDVPTPAARRPPCPATPSPDRARPNPRKRPAPGHTPFDLAKCQKVRDLLDCRQDPWPSKATAKPSQKQEEGKHQLDSETLGKLCGILSRSRVPWGELAEKLGMRTLAHLYQASPSPCQNLLENYQLGGGQVEALVEALQSLGLNEGVRLLRQAEPRDKAQSTDATVDSGFGSQLMEELAEGEAEQPVLANP encoded by the exons ATGTCTGGAACGTTAAG GATGGACGATACCCATTACAACATGAATATGATTGAAAATGAG CTCATGATGGATCTTACCTACCAGTTTATGGCCCCCCCGGGTGTGAAGAGTGAGCCCTATGTACATGTACCGGAGATTG CGAACGGGCCCTACGTGCAGATCATCGAGGAGCCGAAGCAG AGAGGATTTCGCTTCCGGTACGAGTGCGAGGGCCCCTCCCACGGGGGCCTCCCGGGGGCCTCCAGCGAGAAGAACAAGAAGACCTACCCCACGGTGAAG GTGTCCAACTACCTGGGGCGGGCGCGCGTGGAGGTGCAGCTGGTGACACACACGGACCCCCCGCGGGTCCACGCCCACAGCCTGGTGGGGAAGCAGTGCAACGAGAACGGGACCTGCAGCGTGGAGGTGGGGCCCAACGACCTCACAGCACA GTTCAACAACCTGGGCATCCTCCACGTGACAAAGAGAGGAGTGGCGAAGGTGTTGGCGAAAAGActgaaagaggagaagagaaaacTGAGAGACCCCAATTACCATTTCACAG AAGCAGAAGAGCAGGCCATACTGAGCGAGGCCAAGGAGCTGGGCAAGGTGATGGACCTAAACGTGGTGCGGCTGAGGTTCACCGCGTACCTCCAGGACGGCGACGGGGGGTTCACCCGCGCCCTGAAGCCTGCCATCTCCAACCCCATCTTCGACAGCA AGTCGCCGAACGCGTCCAACCTGAAGATCTCGCGCATGGACAAGACCTGCGGCACCGTGATGGGCGGGGACGAGATCTTCCTGCTGTGCGACAAAGTGCAGAAAG ATGACATTGACATCCGTTTttatgaggaagaggagggtggcTGGGAGGCCTACGGCGACTTCTCTCCCACGGACGTCCACAAACAG TACGCCATCGTGTTTAAGACCCCGCAGTACCACAGCACGGGGATCGATCGCCCCGTCACCGTCTTCCTGCAGCTgaagaggagaaaggggggCGACTGCAGCGAACCCAAACAGTTCACCTACGTACCCCATGTCCAGG ATAAGGAGGAAGTGCAGCGTAAGAGgcagaagcccctcccccactcgTACGACCACTGGCGCGGGCCACTGGGGGGCGCTGGAGGGCCAGGCCGGGGCCAGGGTGGCTTTggaggagccggaggaggaggaggaggag GCGGCCTGCCGTACGGCCAGTCCACAGACGGCGGGAATTTCCACAGAGGGTTCACCGGGTtcggcgggggcggagctcagATGTCCAGCTCGGCGCAGTCGCAGCAGccggccagcagggggcccctgcagcagcagctcctgcagctcg cCTCCTCTCTGCAGAGCAGGGCGACCCACGTGGCCCAGCAGACTGCAGGGGCTTTGCTGGACTACTGCAGCACAGGGGACGTGCGCATCCTGCTGGCGGTGCAGAGGCACCTGTGCGCCGTGCAGGACGAGAACGGAGACAC GCCTCTGCACGTGGCCATAATCCATCAGCAGCCTGCAGTGGTGCAGCAGCTGGTTTGCGCCAACATCACCCTCCCCCAACAGCACATCCTGAACACACAGAACCACCTGAGCCAG actCCTCTGCACCTGGCGGTGATCACCAGGCAGCACAAGGTGGCGGACTTCCTCCTGAGGGCGGGGGCGGACCCCGCGCTCCTGGACCGGGACGGCCGGTCGGCGGTGCACCTGGCGGCGACGCTGGGGGACGAGGGCATGCTGCGGGTGCTGCTGTTCCACCTGGGGGAGCGCCACGCCCACCTGCTCAACACGCCCGACTACAGCG ggctctTCCCTCTCCACCTGGCCGTGCGGAAGGGCGGCGAGCGCTCGCTGCGCGTCCTCGTGGAGGGCGGGGCCAACGTCAACGCCGCCGAGCTGAAGAGCGGCAGCACCGCCCTGCACCTGGCCGTCCGGGAGAACCTCTTCAAAATGGCGTGCCTGCTCATCACCGAG cTGACGGCGGACGTGAACGCGTGCACGTTCGGGGGGAACACCCCCCTCCACCTGGCAGCCTGCCAGGGCTCGCCCAAGCTCTGCTCCATGCTCATCGCAGCAG GTGCCAGGAAACACCTGGAGAACGACGAGCCTCTCTTCTTCAGCTCCTCTTCGTCAtcagacgaggaggaggaggaggaggaggaggaggaggagagagtgggggacGAGCCAGCCGGTGAAGTGAGAGACGTGCCGACGCCAGCGGCCCGTcgcccgccctgccccgccacGCCCTCGCCAGACAGAGCGCGCCCCAATCCCCGAAAGAGGCCAGCCCCTGGCCACACCCCCTTCGACCTGGCCAAGTGCCAAAAG GTGAGGGATCTCCTGGACTGCAGACAGGACCCCTGGCCCAGCAAAGCCACAGCCAAACCCAGCCAGAAACAGGAGGAAG GGAAGCACCAGTTGGACAGCGAGACCCTGGGCAAGCTCTGCGGCATCCTGAGCAGGAGCCGGGTCCCCTGGGGGGAGCTGGCCGAGAAGCTGGGCATGCGAACGCTGGCGCACCTGTACCAGGCGTCCCCGTCCCCCTGCCAGAACCTTCTGGAAAACTACCAG CTGGGCGGAGGTCAGGTGGAGGCGCTGGTGGAGGCTCTGCAGTCCCTGGGTCTGAATGAGGGGGTGAGGCTGCTGAGACAGGCGGAGCCGAGAGACAAGGCCCAGAGCACag ACGCGACGGTGGACAGCGGCTTCGGCAGCCAGCTGATGGAGGAGTTGGCGGAAGGGGAGGCGGAGCAGCCCGTTCTGGCCAATccctga
- the nfkb2 gene encoding nuclear factor NF-kappa-B p100 subunit isoform X4: MDDTHYNMNMIENELMMDLTYQFMAPPGVKSEPYVHVPEIANGPYVQIIEEPKQRGFRFRYECEGPSHGGLPGASSEKNKKTYPTVKVSNYLGRARVEVQLVTHTDPPRVHAHSLVGKQCNENGTCSVEVGPNDLTAQFNNLGILHVTKRGVAKVLAKRLKEEKRKLRDPNYHFTEAEEQAILSEAKELGKVMDLNVVRLRFTAYLQDGDGGFTRALKPAISNPIFDSKSPNASNLKISRMDKTCGTVMGGDEIFLLCDKVQKDDIDIRFYEEEEGGWEAYGDFSPTDVHKQYAIVFKTPQYHSTGIDRPVTVFLQLKRRKGGDCSEPKQFTYVPHVQDKEEVQRKRQKPLPHSYDHWRGPLGGAGGPGRGQGGFGGAGGGGGGGGLPYGQSTDGGNFHRGFTGFGGGGAQMSSSAQSQQPASRGPLQQQLLQLASSLQSRATHVAQQTAGALLDYCSTGDVRILLAVQRHLCAVQDENGDTPLHVAIIHQQPAVVQQLVCANITLPQQHILNTQNHLSQTPLHLAVITRQHKVADFLLRAGADPALLDRDGRSAVHLAATLGDEGMLRVLLFHLGERHAHLLNTPDYSGLFPLHLAVRKGGERSLRVLVEGGANVNAAELKSGSTALHLAVRENLFKMACLLITELTADVNACTFGGNTPLHLAACQGSPKLCSMLIAAGARKHLENDEPLFFSSSSSSDEEEEEEEEEEERVGDEPAGEVRDVPTPAARRPPCPATPSPDRARPNPRKRPAPGHTPFDLAKCQKVRDLLDCRQDPWPSKATAKPSQKQEEGKHQLDSETLGKLCGILSRSRVPWGELAEKLGMRTLAHLYQASPSPCQNLLENYQLGGGQVEALVEALQSLGLNEGVRLLRQAEPRDKAQSTDATVDSGFGSQLMEELAEGEAEQPVLANP; the protein is encoded by the exons ATGGACGATACCCATTACAACATGAATATGATTGAAAATGAG CTCATGATGGATCTTACCTACCAGTTTATGGCCCCCCCGGGTGTGAAGAGTGAGCCCTATGTACATGTACCGGAGATTG CGAACGGGCCCTACGTGCAGATCATCGAGGAGCCGAAGCAG AGAGGATTTCGCTTCCGGTACGAGTGCGAGGGCCCCTCCCACGGGGGCCTCCCGGGGGCCTCCAGCGAGAAGAACAAGAAGACCTACCCCACGGTGAAG GTGTCCAACTACCTGGGGCGGGCGCGCGTGGAGGTGCAGCTGGTGACACACACGGACCCCCCGCGGGTCCACGCCCACAGCCTGGTGGGGAAGCAGTGCAACGAGAACGGGACCTGCAGCGTGGAGGTGGGGCCCAACGACCTCACAGCACA GTTCAACAACCTGGGCATCCTCCACGTGACAAAGAGAGGAGTGGCGAAGGTGTTGGCGAAAAGActgaaagaggagaagagaaaacTGAGAGACCCCAATTACCATTTCACAG AAGCAGAAGAGCAGGCCATACTGAGCGAGGCCAAGGAGCTGGGCAAGGTGATGGACCTAAACGTGGTGCGGCTGAGGTTCACCGCGTACCTCCAGGACGGCGACGGGGGGTTCACCCGCGCCCTGAAGCCTGCCATCTCCAACCCCATCTTCGACAGCA AGTCGCCGAACGCGTCCAACCTGAAGATCTCGCGCATGGACAAGACCTGCGGCACCGTGATGGGCGGGGACGAGATCTTCCTGCTGTGCGACAAAGTGCAGAAAG ATGACATTGACATCCGTTTttatgaggaagaggagggtggcTGGGAGGCCTACGGCGACTTCTCTCCCACGGACGTCCACAAACAG TACGCCATCGTGTTTAAGACCCCGCAGTACCACAGCACGGGGATCGATCGCCCCGTCACCGTCTTCCTGCAGCTgaagaggagaaaggggggCGACTGCAGCGAACCCAAACAGTTCACCTACGTACCCCATGTCCAGG ATAAGGAGGAAGTGCAGCGTAAGAGgcagaagcccctcccccactcgTACGACCACTGGCGCGGGCCACTGGGGGGCGCTGGAGGGCCAGGCCGGGGCCAGGGTGGCTTTggaggagccggaggaggaggaggaggag GCGGCCTGCCGTACGGCCAGTCCACAGACGGCGGGAATTTCCACAGAGGGTTCACCGGGTtcggcgggggcggagctcagATGTCCAGCTCGGCGCAGTCGCAGCAGccggccagcagggggcccctgcagcagcagctcctgcagctcg cCTCCTCTCTGCAGAGCAGGGCGACCCACGTGGCCCAGCAGACTGCAGGGGCTTTGCTGGACTACTGCAGCACAGGGGACGTGCGCATCCTGCTGGCGGTGCAGAGGCACCTGTGCGCCGTGCAGGACGAGAACGGAGACAC GCCTCTGCACGTGGCCATAATCCATCAGCAGCCTGCAGTGGTGCAGCAGCTGGTTTGCGCCAACATCACCCTCCCCCAACAGCACATCCTGAACACACAGAACCACCTGAGCCAG actCCTCTGCACCTGGCGGTGATCACCAGGCAGCACAAGGTGGCGGACTTCCTCCTGAGGGCGGGGGCGGACCCCGCGCTCCTGGACCGGGACGGCCGGTCGGCGGTGCACCTGGCGGCGACGCTGGGGGACGAGGGCATGCTGCGGGTGCTGCTGTTCCACCTGGGGGAGCGCCACGCCCACCTGCTCAACACGCCCGACTACAGCG ggctctTCCCTCTCCACCTGGCCGTGCGGAAGGGCGGCGAGCGCTCGCTGCGCGTCCTCGTGGAGGGCGGGGCCAACGTCAACGCCGCCGAGCTGAAGAGCGGCAGCACCGCCCTGCACCTGGCCGTCCGGGAGAACCTCTTCAAAATGGCGTGCCTGCTCATCACCGAG cTGACGGCGGACGTGAACGCGTGCACGTTCGGGGGGAACACCCCCCTCCACCTGGCAGCCTGCCAGGGCTCGCCCAAGCTCTGCTCCATGCTCATCGCAGCAG GTGCCAGGAAACACCTGGAGAACGACGAGCCTCTCTTCTTCAGCTCCTCTTCGTCAtcagacgaggaggaggaggaggaggaggaggaggaggagagagtgggggacGAGCCAGCCGGTGAAGTGAGAGACGTGCCGACGCCAGCGGCCCGTcgcccgccctgccccgccacGCCCTCGCCAGACAGAGCGCGCCCCAATCCCCGAAAGAGGCCAGCCCCTGGCCACACCCCCTTCGACCTGGCCAAGTGCCAAAAG GTGAGGGATCTCCTGGACTGCAGACAGGACCCCTGGCCCAGCAAAGCCACAGCCAAACCCAGCCAGAAACAGGAGGAAG GGAAGCACCAGTTGGACAGCGAGACCCTGGGCAAGCTCTGCGGCATCCTGAGCAGGAGCCGGGTCCCCTGGGGGGAGCTGGCCGAGAAGCTGGGCATGCGAACGCTGGCGCACCTGTACCAGGCGTCCCCGTCCCCCTGCCAGAACCTTCTGGAAAACTACCAG CTGGGCGGAGGTCAGGTGGAGGCGCTGGTGGAGGCTCTGCAGTCCCTGGGTCTGAATGAGGGGGTGAGGCTGCTGAGACAGGCGGAGCCGAGAGACAAGGCCCAGAGCACag ACGCGACGGTGGACAGCGGCTTCGGCAGCCAGCTGATGGAGGAGTTGGCGGAAGGGGAGGCGGAGCAGCCCGTTCTGGCCAATccctga